Proteins encoded by one window of Bubalus bubalis isolate 160015118507 breed Murrah chromosome 4, NDDB_SH_1, whole genome shotgun sequence:
- the ETFBKMT gene encoding electron transfer flavoprotein beta subunit lysine methyltransferase translates to MALSPGWRVFASFPMNRYVVLWKAVRSSGFPLFPWSHCPWRGTGSLLDPKMKAFLEENTEVTSSGSLTPEIRLRLLTPRCKFWWERADLWPLRDPYWAIYWPGGQALSRYLLDNPDVVRGKSVLDIGSGCGATAIAAKMSGALRILANDIDPIAGMAITLNCELNQLNPFPILIKNILDLEQDKWDIVVLGDMFYDEDLADSLLQWLKNCFETHRTQVLIGDPGRPQFTGHSIQHQLHKVAEYSLPKPTRQDNNGLTISTVWQFQP, encoded by the exons ATGGCTTTGAGCCCAGGCTGGAGAGTGTTTGCATCATTTCCCATGAACCGCTATGTTGTCCTCTGGAAGGCTGTGAGAAGCAGTGGCTTCCCCTTGTTTCCCTGGAGTCACTGCCCCTGGAGAGGAACTGGAAGCCTTTTGGACCCTAAGATGAAAGCTTTCCTGGAAGAGAACACTGAAGTCACCAGCAGTGGCAGCCTCACCCCTGAAATCCGGTTGCGGCTTTTGACCCCCAGATGCAAGTTCTGGTGGGAGAGAGCTGACCTGTGGCCCCTCAGGGATCCTTACTGGGCAATCTACTGGCCAGGGGGCCAAGCCCTGTCTAG GTATCTTTTGGATAATCCTGATGTTGTCAGAGGAAAATCTGTGTTAGATATTGGGAGTGGATGTGGAGCTACAGCCATTGCTGCTAAGATGAGTGGAGCCTTAAGGATCTTGGCCAATGACATAGACCCTA ttgcagGAATGGCTATTACACTAAATTGTGAGTTGAACCAACTGaatccttttcccattttaatCAAAAACATTTTGGATTTGGAACAAGATAAGTGGGACATTGTTGTCCTTGGAGATATGTTTTATGATGAAGACCTTGCAGACAGTCTGCTTCAATGGCTGAAGAACTGCTTTGAGACCCACAGAACTCAAGTACTGATTGGTGACCCTGGGCGACCCCAATTCACTGGACATAGCATTCAGCATCAACTGCACAAAGTAGCAGAATATTCACTTCCAAAGCCTACAAGGCAGGATAACAATGGACTGACAATAAGCACGGTGTGGCAGTTTCAGCCTTGA